DNA sequence from the Dreissena polymorpha isolate Duluth1 chromosome 3, UMN_Dpol_1.0, whole genome shotgun sequence genome:
TCAGTGGTTGGAACCCAATTGATGGttgcttttttactttaattttaccGTTTTCTTGTTCTTTTTTAACTGGAActtttatccaatgtttacatttatcaatataaagcatttaatgacagacatcaatacatgccaaaatctgtgaaaaggaccctttaaaatATGCCATCGACAAGAAGTGTAAATGAGCACACAAACACGTTTCACTCGCAAGCGTTTCATTTAAGCCTGAGTAGTGTGTGAATATGAATAACTGCCATGCGGGTGACAAACACACTCCAGCAATGTTGGTCACATTTGCGGACACACCTCTTAGACATTTATCCATCACAGTTTGAACTTTGCCTTAGAAGCCTTGCTGTCCAAACACTTAACAATATAAAAACTTTGAGAGCGTTCTTttgatttcccccatagacacaaaGTATTGGTTTTAGTCTATGCAATCgggcttaaataaataggtttaaactaaatcattGACAATTCTATTCAAGGTACAGCAGTCGACAGTTCGAGTGATGCTCGCTTCGAGCAAACAtgcgaaaaaaagaaaacaagaagaGGTGCATCTTGTTATAACTTCATTGGGCTTAGTCTGTAAGTTTACCTTTTCGCTTGCTCAGCATGACATTgcgtttgttttgatatttttcaaaatatgtttcacCGTGTCTTTATTAAGATTTAATCTACTTACACTTTTCATTAAACACGTTTTGCTGATCTAACCAGTGCTAGACACACATGCTATTACTGACTAATGTCAGTGACTGACAACCACACTTGAGCAGCGTAATGAGAAAATGGGTCTAAAGCCATATTTGCATCtgcgcagtctggtctggagccaCCCTGACCGTAAATGGGTCCACAAAACATTGCGTGACTTCTTAGCCAAGAGGGATAACCTCTGACcggacccattttcacatgacgcggctcaCTTCAGGTATGGAGCAATTATTTAATGACTTATCACCACACAAGGTATGCGCTGAAATATACATTTCTCCGAAAACTGAATTATTTTAGTGTAGGcaaataataaatcaattataaGACCATATTATCAATTCAAAGCACACGTAGTTATCCAATCATGCTATAATGGAAATTTAATCGAATGGTTCAATCTTtctttatttcattcataagcATTAGACCAACAGATCGGTGTTTATTTCTCAATTAACAGCAACAAATGGAAAacttattttcgaaaaaaaatcatCACGGGCATTGGTCGTACCCTGGGCACCAAACGGCCGATTTAGAAATTAATACCCTGTTCATCGTCTGGTCGATTTCCAAATTATATCAATACGGTTTCAGTGGCCGCATGGCTAAATTATGAATTGCAATACAATATTTCAGTGGCATTCGTTGTGTCTTGGACGCCTTACGGAATCGTGTCATTCTACACGGTATTCGGAAACCCGGACACCATTAATCCGATCATATCCCGCATGTCCGCATGGTTCGCTAAGTCGGTGGTTGTCTGGAATCCGATAATATATGCCCTACTGAGCAAAAGCTTTCGCCAGAAAGCGGTGCAGTTGGTGCGCTGTAGCGACGCTTCGTATGTGGCCACTCGGCCGCAGAAAGCCACGGAGTTAGGGTGTGCCACGGCTGAAAGCGACTGCACAATCCGACCAACGCGAGCAATCAACGGAAATATTCTGTAGTAAGGTGCGTGTTTATGTTACTCTTGTTGTCGTCGATTTTGTAACTTTCAGCCCGACATTGTAAGTCGTACAACCATGCGAAGTTGATTTTGTGTTAAACGTCTACGTGTGAATTTATTAAAAACGTGTGGCTGGGGCACGACCAACTCAATCAGTTTCTAACTGGCCcactcattttaataaaatagattattagctccactggccagaggccagcggggcttatgtcatggccctgtgtccgtcgtgcgtgcgtgcgtgcgttaacttttccttaaaacatcttcttctcctaaactactggtccaattctgatgaaatttcacagaaatgttcctgtggtaaacctctttcaaa
Encoded proteins:
- the LOC127872625 gene encoding opsin-VA-like, which produces MSEASCVYEAFVNYYFGTSSMFYHVCITIRRYLGIVALPLNNAPIEKWRVALAFAGCQLLSLVLAVSPLLGFGSYGLEAHGTSCGLALNDRSSTGKAYLIGIGTVCYALPVTITSIFYVLIIKTIRVQQSTVRVMLASSKHAKKRKQEEVHLVITSLGLVLAFVVSWTPYGIVSFYTVFGNPDTINPIISRMSAWFAKSVVVWNPIIYALLSKSFRQKAVQLVRCSDASYVATRPQKATELGCATAESDCTIRPTRAINGNIL